Sequence from the Amycolatopsis sp. NBC_00345 genome:
CAGTTCCTCGATCGACGCCGGCAACAGGTACGCCGACCCGCCGCCCGGCTGGTTGAACCACGGGATCGCGACCCCGGCGAGCGTCTCCAGCGGACGCTGCACCCGGTACACGTGGTACGGCCGGTGCACCCACTCCGGCACCAGCGAGCGCTCCTCGAACGGCGTCCCGGCGGCGTAGGTCAAGTTGCCGTTCGGGCCGCCGAAACGGTCGAGCTCACTGCCCGCGGGCAGCTCGCGCAGCTCCTTGCCGCGGAACAGCGTCAGCGGCGGCTCGCCCGAAAGCGGCGAGATCGGCCACTGCTGCCCGGCTCCGCCACCACCACCGTTGACGGCGCGGCCGCCCACGCCGTTGGCGGCGGCGCGGACCGGCTCTTCCCGGCGCGGCGGCGGGGACATCGGCGGCAGCGGTGCCGCCAAAGGTGCCGACATCGGCGGTTCCCGGCGCGGGGGAGCGGCGGGCGGCGCGGCCTGCGCCTGTGCCGCCACGGGCTGTTGCGCCGGAACCGGCGGGGCGAGCGGAGCCGGCGGACGGGCCGGCGGCTCGTCCTCGCCCAGCAGCTCTTCCGCCGAGGTGAACGCGGTCTGCTCCTGCGGCGGCACGTCGTCGCGCGGCCGCACCGGGAACGAGCCCGTGGCGACGGCCGGCGACAGCGTCGCCATCACCGGCGGCTTCGGGGCGTCGGCCACCGGGTCCTCGACGGGCGGCGCCGGTGGCGGCTCCTCCTCGACCGGCGCGTGGCCGTCCGGGTGCATCAGCACCTTGCCGAGCATGAAGGCCGCCGCGTCCTCGGCGTCGCCGAACACGGCCGGGTTAACCAGATCACCGTCATACCAAGCGACGCGCCAGCCTTCCTCGACCTGCTCGACGCTCCAGCCGCGGTCGGTCGCCTCGCCGAGCCGGTAGGCCTCCTCGGGCACGTCGAGCTGGTCGAGCTTGTCCTGCAAGCCAGCCAGCGCGGGCTCGGCGGGCCGGGCCCGGCGTGACCGGCGCGGCTGCGGCGGGGCGGCCTGCTGCTGGACCGGCTGAGGCTCGACGGGCCGGAGATCGGCCTGCGGCTCCTCGGGCGCGTCCGGCTCCTCGGACCGCATCGCGTGGCCACCGCGTACCGGCAACGGCGCCTCGGGCACCGGCAGCACTCCGGGCACCGGCGGCACCCCGGGCACGGACGTGTCGGCGGTCATCAGCGAGGTCGGCGGACCCGCGTCGAACTCCGGCTCCTCCTCGCGCAGCTGGTGCCCGCCCTCGTCGCCGTACTGGCCGCTCTCGTCGCTGTACTGGTCGACGTGCTGGCCGCCCTCATCGCCGTACGGGTCGGTGTGCTGCTCGTCCTCGTAGTGCTCGTCGTGACCCGCGCCGGATTCCGGACCCGTGTACAGGCCGTGCTGCTCGTCGAGCTGCTCTTCGTCCTGCGGGCCGGTGTACAGGCCGTGCTGGTCCGCTTGCTGCTCGTCCTGCTCCGCGGGTGCGTACAGGTCGTCGTGCCGGCCACGCGGATCGGCTTCCGGGTCGACCGGTGCGTATAGCTGCGTGTGCTGCTCGTCGTGCTGGGGCACGGGCGGGCCCGCGCTCGGGTCGACGGGCGCGTACAGCGCGGTCTCTTCGGCGGGGTGCGGCTGTCCGGGTGCGTCGACCGGGGCGTAGATCTGCGTGTGCTGCTCGTTGTCGAGCTGCGGCGCGGCATCCACGGGCGCGTAGAGCGCGGTTTCCTCGGCCGGGTGCGGCTGCCCCGGTGGGGCGGCGTTCGGGTCGACCGGGCTGTACAGCGCGGTCCGCTCGGCCGACGGCGTCGCCGACGGGCCGTTCGAGTCCTGGCCGGGCTCGAACTCGGCGTGCTGCTCGTCGGCGAAGCGGTTGTCGAACTCGTCCCCGTAGCCCTC
This genomic interval carries:
- a CDS encoding glycohydrolase toxin TNT-related protein (This protein contains a domain related to Tuberculosis Necrotizing Toxin, which is the C-terminal effector domain of outer membrane channel protein CpnT, and which has a lethal NAD+-glycohydrolase activity.), producing the protein MAQPTTQLNATEQDTLVKQIGLALLRAAPRDWRKVTAEYRAVGRYHELTGQILTEDGTSQEWVATHDIATLFGRLRGGMYRDGRGTWFNARYQLDHPSSYNLEYNRDEPPWNLAPPPQAYQDELRMFPRTEENVPEWLIRRMSGLGPEQPGPHFRIARIFDTIGPAGRPVINRPDLEVAEQDRLLDYLDHAPLVVQERGYDIDRLAPAPEATVPVAFHSDGQWIWPAAVNFYLQRYGVSPESDLIEHIRSNGFQLPPVDDLALQGAAAYLTRGNQQQPPQQRPGPPPQGQQAPMPQGGPGGPGQGGPGGPGGPGQGGPGGPGQAGPGGPQAGPGGPGGPGQAGPGGPQTGPGGPGGPGQAGPGGQPGPGGPGAPGGPGQAGPGGPGAPGGPGGPGLGAAALGAAGLGAAGIGAAGAAALAGSGGPSQQEAPAPVDVPLAVHTPPAEPEQRDEPPFEQAFDDYPDEHHEDAPAYGEEQYHEAEGYGDEFDNRFADEQHAEFEPGQDSNGPSATPSAERTALYSPVDPNAAPPGQPHPAEETALYAPVDAAPQLDNEQHTQIYAPVDAPGQPHPAEETALYAPVDPSAGPPVPQHDEQHTQLYAPVDPEADPRGRHDDLYAPAEQDEQQADQHGLYTGPQDEEQLDEQHGLYTGPESGAGHDEHYEDEQHTDPYGDEGGQHVDQYSDESGQYGDEGGHQLREEEPEFDAGPPTSLMTADTSVPGVPPVPGVLPVPEAPLPVRGGHAMRSEEPDAPEEPQADLRPVEPQPVQQQAAPPQPRRSRRARPAEPALAGLQDKLDQLDVPEEAYRLGEATDRGWSVEQVEEGWRVAWYDGDLVNPAVFGDAEDAAAFMLGKVLMHPDGHAPVEEEPPPAPPVEDPVADAPKPPVMATLSPAVATGSFPVRPRDDVPPQEQTAFTSAEELLGEDEPPARPPAPLAPPVPAQQPVAAQAQAAPPAAPPRREPPMSAPLAAPLPPMSPPPRREEPVRAAANGVGGRAVNGGGGGAGQQWPISPLSGEPPLTLFRGKELRELPAGSELDRFGGPNGNLTYAAGTPFEERSLVPEWVHRPYHVYRVQRPLETLAGVAIPWFNQPGGGSAYLLPASIEELVAEGDLIELDPGEPPID